In a single window of the Prochlorococcus marinus XMU1412 genome:
- a CDS encoding photosystem II manganese-stabilizing polypeptide, whose protein sequence is MRIRSFLAFVISICITFAFVPVKTFAFSERGNAQFTDVVNTGKANDCPTLDSSLVGSISLGNGDSLKGICMHPTEVYVKVPGTKRKAAEFVSTKIISPRNNTTVTEVYGDIDSGTFTEKGGIDFQLITVLTPGGLEVPFAFSAKDLTADLPSSIEPGTEVNGSTFTPNYRTGDFLDPKARAKNTGVEYAQGLVALGGDDEELAKENIKVDVNGTGVITLSINNVDSDTDEFAGTFEAIQPSDTDMGSKDPLDVKIIGELYGRKA, encoded by the coding sequence ATGAGAATTCGTTCTTTCTTAGCTTTTGTTATTTCAATTTGTATAACTTTTGCTTTCGTACCTGTTAAAACATTTGCTTTTTCTGAAAGAGGAAATGCACAATTCACAGATGTTGTTAACACAGGAAAAGCTAATGATTGCCCTACATTAGACTCATCTCTTGTCGGATCAATATCTCTAGGGAATGGAGATAGCCTTAAAGGAATATGTATGCATCCAACAGAAGTTTATGTAAAAGTGCCAGGGACAAAAAGAAAAGCTGCAGAATTTGTTTCTACAAAAATTATAAGTCCTAGAAATAACACCACAGTCACAGAAGTTTATGGAGATATAGATTCAGGAACTTTCACTGAAAAGGGTGGTATTGATTTTCAACTTATAACTGTTTTAACTCCTGGTGGTTTAGAGGTGCCATTCGCATTCTCAGCAAAAGATCTTACTGCTGATTTACCTTCATCTATTGAGCCAGGCACTGAGGTTAATGGTTCAACATTTACACCTAACTACAGAACTGGTGACTTTCTAGATCCTAAAGCAAGAGCTAAAAATACTGGTGTTGAATATGCTCAAGGTTTAGTTGCATTAGGAGGAGATGACGAAGAACTTGCAAAAGAAAATATTAAAGTTGATGTAAATGGTACTGGCGTTATTACTCTTTCAATCAACAATGTAGATTCTGACACAGACGAATTTGCTGGTACTTTTGAAGCTATCCAACCTTCAGATACAGATATGGGTTCAAAGGATCCACTTGATGTAAAAATAATAGGGGAGCTTTACGGAAGAAAGGCATAA
- the coaBC gene encoding bifunctional phosphopantothenoylcysteine decarboxylase/phosphopantothenate--cysteine ligase CoaBC has translation MKTKTKDSKIKVLLLITGSIAAVRIPLLVSQLAKENYEIRCVLSKNAEKLIKPLSLSILSRNPCILENDQWSDSQSTPLHIELGNWADILIIAPLTATTLAKWVTGNAEGLIPSILIANIKPIIVAPAMNTKMWLNKAVQKNYENLQNYENVLSLQPSEGLLACDAIGIGKIPSNDLIQLALEFIASHKQNEYRKDLLNKEILITGGCTSEKIDAARHITNKSSGAMGLLLSQVARFRGAQVKYVHGPLKIDKNLTDGIKRYEIENSVDLIRELNNEISNCDYFFMNAAVSDFKITSDTSAKIPKNQINAHLNQNFELVPDILKTISKSKKDNQVFVGFCAFTGSIEEARMTIKEKIIQKGCDYLFANPIDLEGQGFGFLAQNEGWLFDTNNMEHYIKKTSKIDLANKLITQIISFKK, from the coding sequence ATGAAAACTAAAACTAAGGACTCCAAAATAAAGGTTCTTTTATTAATAACTGGGAGTATTGCAGCTGTAAGAATTCCATTATTAGTTAGCCAATTAGCGAAAGAAAATTATGAAATAAGATGCGTTTTATCAAAAAATGCAGAAAAATTAATAAAGCCGCTTTCTCTTTCTATTTTAAGTAGAAACCCCTGCATTTTAGAAAATGATCAATGGTCTGATAGTCAATCAACACCTCTTCACATAGAACTAGGTAATTGGGCTGATATTTTAATCATCGCCCCTTTAACAGCGACAACATTAGCAAAATGGGTAACTGGAAATGCTGAGGGATTGATTCCAAGCATCTTAATAGCAAATATAAAGCCAATTATTGTTGCACCAGCAATGAATACAAAAATGTGGCTTAATAAAGCTGTCCAAAAAAATTATGAGAATTTACAGAATTACGAAAATGTTTTATCTTTGCAACCAAGTGAAGGTCTCTTAGCATGTGATGCTATTGGCATCGGTAAGATACCTTCAAATGATCTAATCCAATTAGCTCTTGAATTTATAGCTTCACACAAACAAAATGAATATCGCAAAGATTTACTTAATAAAGAAATTTTAATAACTGGAGGTTGTACCTCAGAGAAAATTGACGCGGCAAGACACATTACTAACAAAAGTTCTGGAGCTATGGGCCTACTTCTTTCTCAAGTAGCGAGGTTCAGAGGAGCACAAGTAAAATATGTTCATGGGCCTCTGAAAATCGACAAGAATCTTACTGATGGAATAAAAAGATATGAAATTGAAAATAGTGTTGATTTAATTAGGGAACTTAATAATGAAATATCAAATTGCGATTATTTTTTCATGAATGCAGCAGTATCTGATTTCAAGATAACCTCTGATACTTCAGCCAAAATTCCAAAAAATCAAATTAATGCTCATTTGAATCAAAACTTTGAGCTAGTCCCAGATATCTTAAAAACAATTAGTAAATCAAAAAAAGATAACCAAGTTTTTGTAGGCTTTTGTGCTTTTACAGGATCTATCGAAGAAGCACGAATGACAATTAAAGAAAAGATTATCCAAAAGGGTTGTGATTATCTATTCGCAAATCCAATTGATCTTGAAGGTCAAGGATTTGGCTTTTTGGCACAAAATGAAGGCTGGCTATTCGATACTAACAATATGGAACACTACATTAAAAAAACATCAAAAATTGATTTAGCAAATAAATTAATAACCCAAATTATTTCATTTAAAAAATAA
- the isiD gene encoding protein IsiD, producing MKFISENKISEELVNSFDEEMTLELAKRLEEDNYNSPFDGLKDWHLLRALAINRPELTTNYTHLLDQEPFDEN from the coding sequence ATGAAATTTATTTCAGAAAATAAAATAAGTGAGGAACTAGTAAATTCTTTTGATGAAGAAATGACCCTTGAGCTCGCTAAAAGGCTAGAGGAAGATAATTATAATAGTCCATTTGATGGTTTAAAGGACTGGCATTTACTGAGGGCACTTGCAATCAATAGGCCTGAATTAACAACTAATTATACCCATCTCCTCGATCAGGAACCTTTCGATGAAAACTAA
- a CDS encoding DUF565 domain-containing protein yields MVVKPQKTKFQLKIVENIQTLSFWANNPWRRYSISLITLLIGYFFGSSLGMVSAVVELMDPVAAFLAVVFIEFLILLRRNFRFERKKKFLVLLLDSLRLGLFYGFFTESLKLL; encoded by the coding sequence ATGGTTGTTAAACCTCAAAAGACAAAATTTCAGCTAAAAATTGTGGAAAATATTCAGACATTAAGTTTTTGGGCTAACAATCCATGGCGAAGATATTCAATATCATTGATTACTCTTTTAATCGGCTACTTTTTTGGAAGTTCTCTTGGTATGGTAAGTGCCGTTGTGGAACTCATGGATCCTGTAGCCGCGTTTTTAGCAGTAGTTTTTATTGAGTTTTTAATACTTCTAAGAAGAAATTTTAGATTTGAAAGGAAAAAAAAATTTTTAGTACTTTTATTAGATTCTTTAAGATTGGGATTGTTTTATGGTTTCTTTACTGAAAGTCTTAAGTTGCTATAA
- a CDS encoding aspartate carbamoyltransferase catalytic subunit — MQIWPHKHIHTLANFSIKDYESVFELANRFDALKNAGTKKIPALQGTLVTSLFFEASTRTKNSFELAAKRLSADVQTFAPSSSSLTKGETIIDTAITYSAMGADTLVIRHSSSYITFEIAKKLDAINSKTSVLNAGDGLHSHPSQGLLDIYTLIKFFSKKTLNPEVLNSKKILIIGDVNHSRVARSNLWALSAFGADIILCGPKTLIPDEFINFLKTPAPNQTEDPVKSRGSIKISRSLEESIKIADAIIVLRLQKERMMENLLSSIDSYSLDYGLTPEKLSLNNKEIPILHPGPINRDIEISSKVVDRYPNCLINNQVANGIPIRMALLYLLQKHNN, encoded by the coding sequence ATGCAAATTTGGCCTCATAAACATATCCACACACTAGCTAATTTTTCAATTAAAGATTATGAGTCAGTATTTGAATTAGCTAATAGATTTGATGCACTAAAGAATGCAGGAACAAAAAAGATACCGGCCTTACAAGGGACTTTGGTAACTTCTTTATTTTTTGAAGCTAGTACAAGAACAAAAAATAGTTTTGAGCTTGCAGCAAAAAGACTTTCTGCTGATGTCCAAACGTTTGCGCCATCCTCTAGCTCTCTAACAAAAGGCGAAACAATAATTGATACAGCCATAACTTATTCTGCTATGGGGGCGGATACATTAGTTATTAGACATTCATCAAGTTACATTACCTTTGAGATCGCAAAAAAACTTGATGCAATAAATTCCAAGACTTCGGTTCTTAATGCGGGAGATGGATTACATAGTCACCCAAGCCAAGGATTGCTTGACATCTATACATTGATAAAATTCTTTTCCAAAAAAACACTGAATCCAGAGGTTTTAAATTCCAAAAAAATTTTAATTATTGGAGATGTTAATCATTCAAGGGTTGCTAGATCAAATCTTTGGGCTTTGAGTGCATTCGGCGCCGATATAATCTTATGTGGTCCTAAGACATTAATACCTGATGAATTTATCAATTTTTTAAAAACCCCCGCGCCAAATCAAACAGAAGATCCTGTTAAATCAAGAGGTTCCATAAAGATTTCTAGATCATTGGAAGAATCAATAAAAATTGCAGATGCGATTATTGTTTTAAGACTCCAGAAAGAGAGAATGATGGAAAATTTACTAAGTAGCATTGATTCATATAGTTTGGATTATGGCTTAACCCCAGAGAAATTATCCTTAAATAATAAAGAGATCCCAATTCTACATCCTGGTCCCATTAATAGAGATATTGAAATCAGTAGCAAAGTGGTAGATCGATATCCTAATTGCTTAATTAATAATCAAGTTGCAAATGGTATCCCCATAAGAATGGCTTTGCTTTATCTGTTACAAAAACACAACAACTAA
- a CDS encoding DNA-3-methyladenine glycosylase, whose protein sequence is MEEELFPKNFFFRHSKLVAPDLIGCHLIKKNNEIDQVKGVIVETEAYSQEEEACHGYRKMTESNKSLFGKPGTFYIYKSYGIHHCLNIVTDKENFASGVLIRSVFISNKNERLASGPGLVTKTYSVDISFNALEVLNNKSLWISPRESNLEEKDLIQTTRIGISKAKNIKWRWYLKNSRSVSKRLKGDRTPKFQ, encoded by the coding sequence ATAGAAGAAGAATTATTTCCAAAAAATTTTTTTTTTCGGCACTCTAAACTTGTTGCTCCTGATTTAATAGGCTGCCACCTCATAAAAAAAAATAATGAGATAGATCAAGTTAAAGGGGTTATTGTTGAAACTGAAGCTTATTCACAGGAAGAAGAGGCCTGTCATGGCTACCGTAAAATGACTGAATCAAACAAATCATTATTTGGTAAACCTGGCACATTTTATATTTACAAATCTTATGGCATTCATCATTGTTTAAACATAGTTACTGATAAAGAAAATTTTGCGAGTGGTGTTTTGATAAGATCGGTTTTTATCTCTAATAAGAATGAAAGATTAGCTTCGGGACCTGGCCTAGTAACTAAAACATATAGTGTAGACATTTCATTTAACGCACTTGAAGTTCTTAATAACAAATCTTTATGGATTTCTCCAAGAGAATCCAATCTAGAAGAAAAAGATCTTATTCAAACTACGAGAATTGGCATATCAAAGGCAAAAAATATAAAATGGCGTTGGTATCTCAAAAATAGTAGGAGTGTAAGTAAAAGATTAAAAGGTGACAGAACACCTAAATTTCAATAA
- the gatC gene encoding Asp-tRNA(Asn)/Glu-tRNA(Gln) amidotransferase subunit GatC: protein MSKITKEEVKKVAHLARLELNGNEINNHAEQLEKILDYIKQLEKIDTDDVPCTTRAIEVVNVFRKDEKKNSDCNEELLELGPSKEDKYFKVPKIINE, encoded by the coding sequence ATGTCAAAAATAACTAAAGAGGAAGTTAAAAAAGTTGCTCATTTAGCGAGATTAGAACTTAACGGGAATGAAATTAATAATCATGCAGAACAATTAGAAAAGATATTGGATTATATAAAACAACTTGAAAAAATTGATACAGATGATGTCCCCTGTACAACTAGAGCTATAGAGGTTGTAAATGTATTTAGAAAAGACGAAAAGAAAAATTCTGATTGCAATGAAGAACTTTTAGAATTGGGCCCATCGAAAGAGGATAAATATTTTAAAGTACCAAAAATTATTAATGAATGA
- a CDS encoding fatty acid desaturase, whose amino-acid sequence MKNYVDPPSFWNPTLGLFFGGYFLAFLSIWQWYRGVWPLPLLVATAFLALHIEGTVIHDACHKAAHPVPWINQAMGHGSAILLGFSFPVFTRVHLQHHIHVNHPKNDPDHIVSTFGPIWLIAPRFFYHEVFFFQRKLWRRYELLQWGIERSIFITIILAGLKFDFMNLIYNLWFGPALMVGVTLGIFFDYLPHRPFRSRNKWINSRVYPSKFMNLLIMGQNYHLIHHLWPSIPWFEYKIAYEKTKPLLDKKGSPQRVGIFESKEDIFNFIYDLLIGVRSHSKKRGKIRKIINLYPSFKIKKFLLKIVNKTFIGSN is encoded by the coding sequence ATTAAAAATTACGTAGATCCGCCAAGTTTTTGGAACCCAACATTAGGTTTATTTTTTGGCGGTTATTTTCTTGCTTTTCTTAGCATATGGCAATGGTATAGAGGTGTTTGGCCTTTACCTTTACTTGTAGCCACTGCGTTTTTAGCTTTACATATTGAAGGTACTGTAATTCATGATGCCTGTCATAAAGCTGCTCATCCAGTTCCTTGGATAAATCAAGCAATGGGTCATGGCTCAGCAATTCTATTAGGGTTTAGCTTTCCAGTTTTTACGAGAGTTCATTTACAACATCATATACATGTAAATCACCCCAAAAATGATCCAGATCATATTGTCAGTACTTTTGGTCCAATTTGGCTAATTGCTCCTAGATTTTTTTATCATGAGGTATTTTTCTTTCAAAGAAAACTTTGGCGAAGATATGAATTACTACAATGGGGAATTGAAAGATCAATATTCATAACAATTATCTTGGCAGGTTTGAAATTTGACTTTATGAATTTAATTTATAATTTATGGTTCGGTCCAGCATTAATGGTCGGGGTTACCTTAGGAATATTTTTTGATTATTTACCCCATAGACCATTTCGATCAAGAAATAAATGGATAAATTCTCGAGTTTATCCAAGCAAATTTATGAATTTATTAATAATGGGACAAAATTATCATCTCATTCATCATCTTTGGCCTTCGATTCCTTGGTTTGAATACAAAATAGCTTATGAAAAAACCAAGCCTTTATTGGATAAAAAAGGCTCCCCCCAAAGGGTTGGTATATTTGAAAGTAAAGAAGACATTTTTAACTTTATTTATGATTTATTAATAGGTGTAAGGAGTCATAGTAAAAAGAGGGGGAAAATACGAAAAATCATAAATTTATATCCAAGCTTTAAAATAAAAAAATTTTTATTAAAGATAGTCAACAAAACATTTATTGGAAGCAACTAA